The Halomonas sp. THAF5a genome segment CCGGATGCCCGAGACGGCCCGGGACCTCTGGCAGGCGGGCTGGCCGGGCGTTCAGGCGCTCTGGCAGACGCACCGTCGCGACCCGCGCCTGTGGGGCGTGCTCGCGGTGCTCGCCCTGGGGCTGATGGTCATTTTCCTGATTCGGCGCCGCCAGGCGCGGCGCCTGCCACGCCGGGAGGAACCCCATGTGTGAGCTTCTGGGCATGAGTGCCAATGTGCCCACGGATATCTGCTTCAGCTTTACCGGCTTCCTGCACCGGGGCGGCGGGACCGGCCCGCATCGCGACGGCTGGGGCATCGCCTTCTACGAGGAGGGCGGCTACCGCGACTTTCGCGACCCCCACCCCTCGGTGCACTCGCCCATCGCCCGGCTGATCTGCGACTATCCCATCAAGTCGAACATCGTCATCAGCCATATCCGCCAGGCCAACGTCGGCCAGGTGCGCCTGGCCAACACCCACCCCTTCGTGCGCGAGATGTGGGGGCGTCCCTGGTGCTATGCGCACAACGGTCAGTTGGCCGACTGGCAGGCACTGCCGCACTCCTTCTACCGTCCGGTGGGCGGCACCGACAGCGAGCACGCCTTCTGCTGGCTGCTCGGCGAGCTGCGCGGCGCCTTCCCCGAGCCGCCCGCCGACGAGGCGCAGCGCGAGGCCCTCTGGTCGAGGCTGCACGGGCTCTGCGAGCGGCTGCGCGGCCTGGGGGTGTTCAACCTGCTGCTGGCCGACGGCGAGTACCTCTATACCTTCTGCTCCACCAAGCTGGCCCACATCACCCGTCGGGCGCCCTTCGGTCGGGCGAGCCTGTCGGACGCCGAGCTGACGGTGAACTTCGCCGAGCACACCACCCCCGATGACGTGGTCTCGGTGATCGCCACCGAGCCGCTCACCGACAACGAGGAGTGGGTGCGCATGGAGCCGGGCGAGCTGCTGGTGTGGCAGGGAGGTGTCATCCAGGCGCGCTATAAAACGTAAGTTTCAATCGGTTGTTTTACAGCCGTCGAGCCGCTGGTATAAGGTGCCTGAAGACGAAACCGCGCGTGGAGAGCCGCGCGAGGATAACAATAAAGGCCGATACCGACATTGGCCGCCGCATGGAGAGAGCCCATGAGCGATAACGCCACGCCCGCCATCCTGACCGGCCAGCCGCTGGAGAATCTCGACGACTACGCGTCGGTGATGGACGTCTTCCACGCCTCGGTAGCGCGCTTCGGCGACAAGCCGGCCTTCAGCTGCATGGGGCGGGTGCTGAGCTATGCCGAGCTCGACCGCCTCTCCGGCCACTTCGCGGCCTGGCTGCAGCAGGAGACCGACCTCGAGCCCGGCGATCGCATCGCCATCCAGCTGCCTAACGTTCTGCAGTTCCCGGTGGCGGTGTTCGGCGCGTTGCGGGCGGGCCTGGTGGTCGTCAACACCAATCCGCTCTATACCGAGCGCGAGATGGCGCACCAGTTCAAGGATGCCGGGGTTCGCGCCATCGTCATCCTGGCCAACATGGCCGCCAAGCTGGAGCACATCCTCGAGCAGACCGAGATCGATCAGGTGGTGGTGACCGAGCTCGGCGACCTGCACCCCTTTCCCAAGCGGCCGCTGATCAATGCCGTGGTCAAGCACGTCAAGAAGCTGGTGCCGGCCTTCTCGCTGCCCGGTGCCACGCCCTTCCGCCGTGCGCTGGCGGTGGGCGGCCGTCAGGCCCACCGTGAGGTGAGTCGTGGTCCCGACGACATCGCTGCCCTGCAGTACACCGGCGGCACCACGGGGCTTGCCAAGGGCGCCATGCTGACCCACCGCAACCTGGTGGCCAACATGCTGCAGGCGCGTCAGGCGATTGGCCCGGCCCTGGGCGAGGGCGACGAGACCATCATCGCGCCGTTGCCGGTCTATCACATCTACACCTTCACGGTGAACTGCCTGTTCATGATGGAGACCGGCAACCACTCGGTGCTGATCCCCAACCCCCGCGACCTCGACGGCTTCGTCAAGACGCTCAAGCAGATACGCTTCACCGGCTTCATCGGCCTCAATACGCTCTTCAACGCGCTATGCAACCGCGAGGACTTTCGAGGTCTCGACTTCTCGCGGCTGCACCTGACCATCTCCGGTGGCATGGCCCTGACCCGGACCGCGGCCAGCCGCTGGGAGGAGGTCACCGGCTGTCAGGTGGCCGAGGGCTACGGCCTGACCGAGACCTCGCCCATCGTCAGCTTCAATCCCGTGGATGCCATCCAGCTGGGGACCATCGGCAAGCCGGTGGCCGGTACCGAGGTCAAGGTGCTGGACGCCGACGGCCGGGACGCCCCCTACGATGCGGCCGGGGAACTCTGCGTGCGCGGGCCCCAGGTGATGAAGGGCTACTGGAATCGCGACGATGAGACCGCACGGTCGATCGACGACCAGGGCTGGTTCCACACCGGCGACATCGCCGTGTTGCAGCCCGATGGCTACATTCGCATCGTCGATCGCAAGAAGGACATGATCCTGGTCTCGGGCTTCAACGTGTATCCCAACGAGATCGAGGATGTCGTGGCCGCCCATCCCGGCGTGGTGGAGTCCGCGGCGGTAGGGGTGCCGGACGAGACCAGCGGCGAGGCCATCAAGCTGTTCGTGGTCGCCCGCGACGAGAGCCTCGACGCCGAGACCCTGCGGGCCTGGTGCAAGAAGGAGCTCGCCGGCTACAAGGTGCCGCGCTTCGTGGCGTTCCGCGACGAGCTTCCCAAGACGAACGTGGGCAAGGTGCTGCGTCGCCAGCTGCGTGACGAGGAGCAGGAGAGCGCCGGTGCGTGATGCCGGCAGCCCGCGCTGCCCAAGACGCTGTCACGTTCAGCAAGGTGCTGCGTCGCCAGCTGCGTGACGAGGAGGAGGAGAGCGCCGGGGTGTGATCCCGGGTCGACGGCCCCGATTAGGCGCGGTCGAGGCCGCGACGTTATAATGCGAGGCCGCCCGGCCCCCCCGGGCGGGCCCCTTTTCGCCGACCGTGACCCGGAGCCGACCGTCGATACCGTGACCACCGAGACCCGCCAGCCCCCCGCCGCGAAGGCCGAGGACGCCGCCGCGCTAGACGCCCTGACCCGTGACCTCGATGACGTCATGCGCCGTGACGTCGCAGGCCTCGAGAAACGCCTGCGCGGCCTGCGCCGCCGCCTGAAGGACGGCAAGCCCGTCGATCGAGGTCTCGCCGAGGTGCGCCGCGCCGTGGAACGCTCCCGCGGCCTCGTCGAGCGGCGCCGGGCGCGCCCGGTCACCCTCGACTACCCGGCCGAGCTGCCGGTGGTGGAGCGCCGCGAGGATATCCTCGCCGCCCTCGAGGAGCACCAGGTGGTCGTGGTCGCCGGCGAGACCGGCTCGGGCAAGACCACCCAGCTGCCCAAGCTCTGCCTGGAGCTGGGCCTGGGGCGGCGCGGGCTGATCGGCCACACCCAGCCGCGGCGACTGGCGGCGCGCTCGGTGGCCACGCGCCTGGCCGAGGAGCTGGCGGTGCCGCTGGGCGAACAGGTCGGCTACCAGGTGCGCTTCACCGACCAGAGCAGCGACGAGACGCTGGTCAAGCTGATGACCGACGGCATCCTGCTCGCCGAGACCCGCCACGACCCCGACCTCAGCCGCTACGAGGCGATCATCATCGACGAGGCCCACGAGCGCAGCCTCAACATCGACTTCCTGCTCGGCTACCTCAAGCGGCTCACCGCCCGCCGGCCCGACCTCAAGGTGATCATCACCTCGGCGACCATCGACGTCGAGCGCTTCGCCGAACACTTCGCCCTGGCGGGCGAGGGCGGCACGCCGCGTCCGGCGCCGGTGGTCGAGGTCTCCGGACGCACCTACCCGGTGGAGGTGCGCTACCGCCCTCTGGTGCGCGATGACGACGACGAGGAGGACCGCACCCTGCAGGAGGGGATCCTCCACGCCGTGGAAGAGATCGAGCGGGTCGAGCGCGAGAAGGGCTGGTTCCACGGGCCGCGGGACATCCTGGTCTTCCTGCCCGGCGAGCGCGAGATCCGCGAGACCGCCGATACCCTGCGTCGGGCCGACCTGCGCGGCACCGAGATCCTGCCGCTCTATGCGCGGCTCTCCAACGCCGAGCAGAACCGCGTCTTCGCCTCCCACGCGGGCCGGCGCATCGTGCTCTCTACCAACGTCGCCGAGACCTCGCTGACGGTGCCGGGCATCCGTTACGTCATCGACCCGGGCCTGGTGCGCATCAGCCGCTACAGCTACAAGGCCAAGATCCAGCGCCTGCCGGTGGAGCCGGTCAGTCAGGCCAGCGCCAACCAGCGCAAGGGCCGCTGCGGTCGGGTGGCCGAGGGTCTGTGCATCCGCCTCTATGACGAGGAGGACTTCCTCGCCCGTCCCGAATTCACCGATCCCGAGATCCGCCGCACCAACCTGGCCTCGGTGATCCTCTCGATGCTGTCGCTGAAGCTCGGCGACATCGCGGCCTTCCCCTTCGTCGACCCGCCGGATTCCCGCTTCATCACCGACGGCTTCCGGCTGCTCTTCGAGCTGGGCGCGGTGGACGGCGGCAACCGCCTGACCCCGCTCGGGCGCAAGCTCGCCCGGCTGCCCATCGATCCGCGCCTGGCGCGGATGGTGCTGGCCGGCGCCGAGCAGGGGAGCCTGCGCGAGGTGCTGATCGTGGTCGCCGGCCTGGCGGTCCAGGACCCCCGCGACCGCCCGGCCGACAAGCGTCAGGCCGCCGACCAGGCCCATCGCCGCTGGCACGACCCGGACTCCGACTTCGTCGCGCTGCTCAACCTCTGGCACGGCTTCGAGGCCGCCCGGGAGGAGCTCTCCGGCAATCGCCTGCGCCGCTGGTGCAAGGATCACTACCTCAACTACCTGCGCCTGCGCGAGTGGCATGACACCTTCCGCCAGCTGCGCCAGCTGCTGCGCGACATGGAGATCGAGGTGCCGCCGCCGGCGCCCGTCGTGGCCCAGGAGGAGGGCGACGAGAAGGCGCGCCGCGAGGCCGGCCGCAAGCGCGCGGTCGCCCTGCACCAGGCGCTGCTCACCGGGCTGCTCTCGAATCTCGGCCTGCTTACCGAGAACCGCGAGTACCTGGGGGCGCGCAACCGCAAGTTCGTCGTCCATCCGGGGTCGGGGCTCGCCAAGAAGTCGCCCAAGTGGCTGATGGCCTTCGAGCTGGTGGAGACGACCAAGCTCTTCGCCCGCACCGCGGCGCGGATCGAGCCCCAGTGGATCGAGCCGCTGGCCGGGCATCTGGTGAAGCGCTCCTACGCCGAGCCCCATTGGGAGATGAAGCGTGCCCAGGTGGTGGCCACCGAGCAGGTCACGCTCTTCGGCCTGCCCATCGTCACCGGGCGCCGGGTCCACTTCGGCCCGATCGACCCGGTGGCATCGCGAGAGCTCTTCATCCGCCGGGCGCTGGTCGAGGGGGAGTTCAAGACCCGCGGCGACTTCTTCGCCCACAACCGGGCGCTGGTCGAGGAGGTTGAGGACCTCGAGGACCGCGCCCGCAAGCGCGATATCCTGGTCGACGAGGAGACCCTCTTCGCCTTCTACGACGAGCGCCTCCCCGCCGAGATCGTCAACGGCAAGGGCTTCGAGGCCTGGCGCAAGAAGGCCGAGGCCGAGGATCCCGGCATCCTCAAGTTCGACCGCGCGGCCCTGCTGGCCCGCGAGGCCGGCGAGGTCACCCAGGCCGACTACCCCGACGAGCTCACGCTCAACGGCGTGCGCTACCCGCTCGCCTACCACTTCGAGCCCGGCGCCCAGGACGACGGCGTGACCCTCACCGTGCCGGCCGCCATGCTGCCCCAGCTGCCCCTGGCGCGGCTGGAGTGGCTGGTACCGGGCCTGCTGCGCGAGAAGTGCATCGCCCTGATGAAGTCGCTGCCCAAGGCGATCCGACGCCAGGTGGTGCCGATCCCCGACTGGGTCGACGCCGCGCTGGAGGCGATGACCCCGGACGACATCCCGCTCACCGAGGCGCTGGGCGAGTTCCTGCGTCGCAAGACCGGCGTGCGCCTGCACCCCGACGACTGGAACCTCGAGGCCCTGGAGCCCCACCTGGTGATGAACCTGCGGGTGGTCGACCACCAGGGCGAGACCCTGGGCCAGGGGCGCGACGCCCGCGAGCTGGAGCGCCGCTTCGAGGCGGCCGCGGGGGAGGGCGCCCGGGCCCTGGCCGAGCAGGCGAGCGACGCGGGCGAACTTGCCGCCCTGCCCGAGACGCCGCTGCCCGAGTCCCGGGTCACCACCCAGGCCGGTATCCGGGTGGAGGCCTATCCCGCCCTGGTGCCCGCCCAGGAGGCCTTCCGGGTCGAGCTCTTCGATCATCCCGACAAGGCCCGCGAGGCGCATCGCGACGGCGTGGTGCGGGCGGCCATGGAGCAGCGGCCCGACCAGGCTCGCGCCATCGAGCGGCTCAAGGGGCTTGCCACCTGTGCGCTGCTGTTCGCCAAGGTGGGCAGCAAGCGAGCGCTGATCGACGACGTGGTGGCGGCGGTCTTCCGCCAGGTGGTGGCCGTCGACCCGCTGCCGCGCTCCCAGGGCGAGCTCCAGGCCCGGCTGGAGGCCACCGGCGATGCCCTGCTGCCCCGCGCCGAGACCCTGGTGGCGACCCTCGAGCAGGCGCTCCAGGGCCACCTGGCGGTGACCAAGGCGCTCAAGGGCAATCTCAACCTGGCCCTGGCGCTGGTGTACAGTGACCTCAAGGCGCAGATGCAGCGCCTGGTGCACCCCGGCTTCGTCAGCGAGGCCGGCGAATGGCTCGAGGAGTACCCTCGCTACATGGAGGCGGCGTTGATCCGTCTGGAGAAGGCGCCGCGGGAGCGCATGCGCGACCAGATGCAGATGCAGGAGGTCCAGGACTTCGAGGCCCGCCTGTCGGCCCGCCGCGAGAGCGAGCGGCGCGGCGGGGTGGAGGACCCGGCGCTGGTGGCGTTTGCCTGGTGGATCGAGGAGCTGCGCGTCTCGCTCTTCGCCCAGCAGCTGGGCACGAAGTTCCCGGTGTCCGCCAAGCGCCTCGAGAAACGCTGGGCCGAACTCACAGGGAGAAGCGCATGACACAGGCCGTTATCACCGGCACGGGACTCTATACCCCGGAGCAGTCCATCGACAACGCGGCCCTGGTGGCCGCCTTCAATGCCTGGGTGGACGCCGAGAATGCGCGCCATGCCGAGGCCATCGCCGCCGGGGAGCGGGAGGCGCTGCTGCACTCCAGCACCGAGTTCATCGTCAAGGCGTCGGGGATCCACAGCCGCTACGTGATGGACGCCGAGGGGATCCTCGATCCCGAGCGCATGCGCCCGCGCCTGGCCCCTCGGGGCAATGACGCGCCCTCCTACCAGTGCGAGATGGGCCTGGATGCGGCCCGTCAGGCGCTGGACGCGGCGGGCGTGGCGGCCGGGGAGATCGACCTTCTGATCGTCGCCTGCTCCAACCTGGAGCGCCCCTATCCGGCGGTGGCCGTGGAGCTGCAGGCGGCGCTGGGTGCCGGCGGCTATGCCTTCGACATGAACGTCGCCTGCAGCTCGGCGACCTTCGCCCTCGAGACCGCCGCCAACGCCATCCGCGGCGGCGGCGTGCGCCGTGCCCTGATCGTCAATCCCGAGATCTGCTCGGCCCACCTCAACTTCCGCGACCGCGACAGCCACTTCATCTTCGGCGATGCCTGCACCGCCCTGGTGCTGGAGAGCGACGAGGTGGCGACGGCCGAGGCGCGCTTCGAGATCCTCGGCACCCGCCTCGTGACCCGCTTCTCCAACGCCATCCGCAACAACGCCGGCTTCCTCGACCGCGTCACCGACAGCGACCCGCTGGCCGTAGACCGGCTCTTCGTCCAGGAAGGGCGGCGCGTCTTCAAGGAGGTCTGCCCGCTGGTGTCGGCGCTGATCACCGATCACCTGGCGAGCCTGGAACTCGCCGGCGACGACCTGTCACGGCTATGGCTGCACCAGGCGAACCGGCACATGAACGACCTGATCGCCCGGCGCGTGCTGGGCCACGCGCCGGAGCCGGATCAGGCGCCGATCATCCTCGATCGCTACGCCAACACCAGCTCGGCCGGCTCGATCATCGCCTTCCACCTCCACCGCCACGACCTCGCGCCGGAGGCGCTCGGGGTGGTCTGTTCCTTCGGCGCGGGCTACAGTGCCGGCAGCGTGGTGGTGCGTCGCCAGTGAGCGTCAAGACAACAACCGCAGGGAGGCGATAGTGCCCGATGAATGGACATGAGAGGCAAGGAACGATGAGCGGCATGATGGCCCGGTGGATGGGGCGCGGGGCCCTGCTGGTGTCGCTGGCGGTGCTGACCGGCTGCGCCAGCAGCGGCGAGCTTCACGAGCGCCATCCCGACGATCCCTGGGAGGGCTTCAACCGCAAGGTCTTCGCCTTCAACGAGGTGGTCGATCGCTACGCCCTCAAGCCGGCCGCCCAGGGCTATCGCTTCATCACGCCGGATCCCGTGGAGACGGGCGTGGGCAATTTCTTCTCCAACCTCGGCGAGATCCGCACCACCCTGAACAGCCTGCTGCAGGGCAAGGGCACCAACGCCAGCGTGGCCACCGGGCGCTTCTTGATCAATACCACCGTCGGCATCGGCGGGCTCTTCGACGTCGCCACGCGAATGGACATCACCGGCCGCGAGGAGGACTTCGGCCAGACCCTCGGCGCCTGGGGCGTGGGGGAGGGGGCCTACCTGGTGCTGCCGCTGCTGGGGCCGAGCACGGTGCGCGACACCGCGGGGCTGCCGGTGGACAGGGCCACCGATCCGGTCACCTACGTGGAAGACGACGCGGTTCGCTACGGACTGCGCGCCCTCGACGTGATCGATACCCGGGCCGGGCTGCTCGACCAGGAAGCGCTGATCCGCGGCGATCGCTACAGCTTCATCCGCGATGCCTACCTGCAGCAGCGTCGCTTCGAGGTCAACGACGGCCAGCTGGACGAGGATCCCTTCGCCAGCGACGAGTTCGACTTCGACGGGGCGGATTTCGACGACGCCTTCGCCGAGTGAGGCCATGACCGAATGCCACCAGCCAAGCAACTGATCGGAGTGATCGATGTCCCGGGGCCGGAGCGCGACGCTCTGGCGCGGACCATCGCCCGTGACGACCTGGCGGTGTACGCCGCCTCCGGGATCGAGGAACTGCCGCCGGAGACGGCGCTCATCGTCGCCCACGCCCGGGCGGTGTCCCGCGCCGACTGGGAGCGCCTGGCCGAGCGGCTGCCGACCCTGGTGGTCAGCGACAATCGCCAGGATGCCGACCTGCTGAAGGCGGTGGAGGCGGGGCTGGTGGACTACATCATCGACCCGCTGCGCCACGGCTCGCTCCTGCGGCGCATGATCGTCAAGGCCATCGAGGTGCATCGGCTGGCCGCCGAGCGGGAGCGCGACCGGGCGAGGCTGGCCCATCTCAACGAGAACCTCGAGGAGCTCAACGAGAGCCTCGAGACCCACCTGGCGATGCTGCGTCTCGATCAGCAGGCCGGCGGCCAGATCCAGCGCAAGCTGCTGCCGCCTCGCCCCCAGACGCTGCAGGATGTGACCTTCGACTACTGGCTGGCGCCCTCGCTCTACCTCTCCGGGGACTTCCTCGACTTCCAGGCCTTCGACGAGCGCTACAGCCTCTTCTACTTCGCCGACGTCTCGGGTCACGGGGCCTCCTCGGCCTTCGTCACCGTGCTGCTGAAGTACCTCTCCAATCGCTGGCGGCAGGAGTGGGATGGCGAACATCCCGAGCGACTGGCGCCGCGCTGGCTGGCGGCGCTCAATCGCGAGCTGCTGGACGCCGGCATCGGCAAGCACGCCACCTTGTTCGTCGGGGTGATTGACCACCGGCGCCGATATCTCCACTATTCTCTCGGCGCCCAGCTCCCCATGCCGCTGCTGGTGGCCGATGGCGAGGTTCAGGTGCTGCCCGGCGAGGGGATGCCGGTCGGGCTCTTTCCCGGGGT includes the following:
- the hrpA gene encoding ATP-dependent RNA helicase HrpA → MTTETRQPPAAKAEDAAALDALTRDLDDVMRRDVAGLEKRLRGLRRRLKDGKPVDRGLAEVRRAVERSRGLVERRRARPVTLDYPAELPVVERREDILAALEEHQVVVVAGETGSGKTTQLPKLCLELGLGRRGLIGHTQPRRLAARSVATRLAEELAVPLGEQVGYQVRFTDQSSDETLVKLMTDGILLAETRHDPDLSRYEAIIIDEAHERSLNIDFLLGYLKRLTARRPDLKVIITSATIDVERFAEHFALAGEGGTPRPAPVVEVSGRTYPVEVRYRPLVRDDDDEEDRTLQEGILHAVEEIERVEREKGWFHGPRDILVFLPGEREIRETADTLRRADLRGTEILPLYARLSNAEQNRVFASHAGRRIVLSTNVAETSLTVPGIRYVIDPGLVRISRYSYKAKIQRLPVEPVSQASANQRKGRCGRVAEGLCIRLYDEEDFLARPEFTDPEIRRTNLASVILSMLSLKLGDIAAFPFVDPPDSRFITDGFRLLFELGAVDGGNRLTPLGRKLARLPIDPRLARMVLAGAEQGSLREVLIVVAGLAVQDPRDRPADKRQAADQAHRRWHDPDSDFVALLNLWHGFEAAREELSGNRLRRWCKDHYLNYLRLREWHDTFRQLRQLLRDMEIEVPPPAPVVAQEEGDEKARREAGRKRAVALHQALLTGLLSNLGLLTENREYLGARNRKFVVHPGSGLAKKSPKWLMAFELVETTKLFARTAARIEPQWIEPLAGHLVKRSYAEPHWEMKRAQVVATEQVTLFGLPIVTGRRVHFGPIDPVASRELFIRRALVEGEFKTRGDFFAHNRALVEEVEDLEDRARKRDILVDEETLFAFYDERLPAEIVNGKGFEAWRKKAEAEDPGILKFDRAALLAREAGEVTQADYPDELTLNGVRYPLAYHFEPGAQDDGVTLTVPAAMLPQLPLARLEWLVPGLLREKCIALMKSLPKAIRRQVVPIPDWVDAALEAMTPDDIPLTEALGEFLRRKTGVRLHPDDWNLEALEPHLVMNLRVVDHQGETLGQGRDARELERRFEAAAGEGARALAEQASDAGELAALPETPLPESRVTTQAGIRVEAYPALVPAQEAFRVELFDHPDKAREAHRDGVVRAAMEQRPDQARAIERLKGLATCALLFAKVGSKRALIDDVVAAVFRQVVAVDPLPRSQGELQARLEATGDALLPRAETLVATLEQALQGHLAVTKALKGNLNLALALVYSDLKAQMQRLVHPGFVSEAGEWLEEYPRYMEAALIRLEKAPRERMRDQMQMQEVQDFEARLSARRESERRGGVEDPALVAFAWWIEELRVSLFAQQLGTKFPVSAKRLEKRWAELTGRSA
- a CDS encoding class II glutamine amidotransferase; its protein translation is MCELLGMSANVPTDICFSFTGFLHRGGGTGPHRDGWGIAFYEEGGYRDFRDPHPSVHSPIARLICDYPIKSNIVISHIRQANVGQVRLANTHPFVREMWGRPWCYAHNGQLADWQALPHSFYRPVGGTDSEHAFCWLLGELRGAFPEPPADEAQREALWSRLHGLCERLRGLGVFNLLLADGEYLYTFCSTKLAHITRRAPFGRASLSDAELTVNFAEHTTPDDVVSVIATEPLTDNEEWVRMEPGELLVWQGGVIQARYKT
- a CDS encoding VacJ family lipoprotein gives rise to the protein MSGMMARWMGRGALLVSLAVLTGCASSGELHERHPDDPWEGFNRKVFAFNEVVDRYALKPAAQGYRFITPDPVETGVGNFFSNLGEIRTTLNSLLQGKGTNASVATGRFLINTTVGIGGLFDVATRMDITGREEDFGQTLGAWGVGEGAYLVLPLLGPSTVRDTAGLPVDRATDPVTYVEDDAVRYGLRALDVIDTRAGLLDQEALIRGDRYSFIRDAYLQQRRFEVNDGQLDEDPFASDEFDFDGADFDDAFAE
- a CDS encoding PP2C family protein-serine/threonine phosphatase is translated as MPPAKQLIGVIDVPGPERDALARTIARDDLAVYAASGIEELPPETALIVAHARAVSRADWERLAERLPTLVVSDNRQDADLLKAVEAGLVDYIIDPLRHGSLLRRMIVKAIEVHRLAAERERDRARLAHLNENLEELNESLETHLAMLRLDQQAGGQIQRKLLPPRPQTLQDVTFDYWLAPSLYLSGDFLDFQAFDERYSLFYFADVSGHGASSAFVTVLLKYLSNRWRQEWDGEHPERLAPRWLAALNRELLDAGIGKHATLFVGVIDHRRRYLHYSLGAQLPMPLLVADGEVQVLPGEGMPVGLFPGVDYPSLGCPLPENFRLWLCSDGILECLPGETLEGRLRELERRVLASATLEDLRGSLALAHLADDDEVVAHSAPGHEELPDDLTIMVLSGFGNDKS
- a CDS encoding AMP-binding protein, whose product is MSDNATPAILTGQPLENLDDYASVMDVFHASVARFGDKPAFSCMGRVLSYAELDRLSGHFAAWLQQETDLEPGDRIAIQLPNVLQFPVAVFGALRAGLVVVNTNPLYTEREMAHQFKDAGVRAIVILANMAAKLEHILEQTEIDQVVVTELGDLHPFPKRPLINAVVKHVKKLVPAFSLPGATPFRRALAVGGRQAHREVSRGPDDIAALQYTGGTTGLAKGAMLTHRNLVANMLQARQAIGPALGEGDETIIAPLPVYHIYTFTVNCLFMMETGNHSVLIPNPRDLDGFVKTLKQIRFTGFIGLNTLFNALCNREDFRGLDFSRLHLTISGGMALTRTAASRWEEVTGCQVAEGYGLTETSPIVSFNPVDAIQLGTIGKPVAGTEVKVLDADGRDAPYDAAGELCVRGPQVMKGYWNRDDETARSIDDQGWFHTGDIAVLQPDGYIRIVDRKKDMILVSGFNVYPNEIEDVVAAHPGVVESAAVGVPDETSGEAIKLFVVARDESLDAETLRAWCKKELAGYKVPRFVAFRDELPKTNVGKVLRRQLRDEEQESAGA
- a CDS encoding beta-ketoacyl-ACP synthase III, whose product is MTQAVITGTGLYTPEQSIDNAALVAAFNAWVDAENARHAEAIAAGEREALLHSSTEFIVKASGIHSRYVMDAEGILDPERMRPRLAPRGNDAPSYQCEMGLDAARQALDAAGVAAGEIDLLIVACSNLERPYPAVAVELQAALGAGGYAFDMNVACSSATFALETAANAIRGGGVRRALIVNPEICSAHLNFRDRDSHFIFGDACTALVLESDEVATAEARFEILGTRLVTRFSNAIRNNAGFLDRVTDSDPLAVDRLFVQEGRRVFKEVCPLVSALITDHLASLELAGDDLSRLWLHQANRHMNDLIARRVLGHAPEPDQAPIILDRYANTSSAGSIIAFHLHRHDLAPEALGVVCSFGAGYSAGSVVVRRQ